The following are from one region of the Stenotrophomonas lactitubi genome:
- the mdtD gene encoding multidrug transporter subunit MdtD, translating into MSTAPSTYTRQRPLLWLVSLAIFMQMLDSTIVNTALPAMAASLGESPLQMQSVVFSYALAVATFIPASGWIADRYGTRRTFLVAIILFTLGSLACALAQHLHQLVGARVLQGIGGAMLLPVGRLAVMRSVPREDFLRAMSFIAIPALVGPLIGPTLGGWLVEIASWHWVFLINLPIGVIGFIAAMKIMPDHYASHRTRFDLRGYAMLAFAMVVLSLALDGISGLGTPHALVMLMTVAGLAALVGYWLHAANSTAPLFSLALFRVPSYRIGILGNLFSRIGSSAMPMLIPLLLQVGLGLGPMNAGLMMVPVAAAGMVSKKLAVKLVERYGYRRVLMTNTVLVGLAMASFILMTPGQHLSVRLLQLAFFGAVNSLQFTVMNTVTLRDLDREFASSGNSLLSMVMMLAAGFGAAAAGSLLAAFGTQLEGHGATAALHATFLCVGAITLTSTLIFWQLPDTKPEPREVEHVAE; encoded by the coding sequence ATGTCCACAGCGCCATCGACCTACACCCGCCAGCGCCCACTGCTGTGGCTGGTGTCCTTGGCGATCTTCATGCAGATGCTGGACTCGACCATCGTCAACACGGCGCTGCCGGCGATGGCGGCCAGCCTCGGCGAAAGCCCCCTGCAGATGCAGTCGGTGGTCTTCAGCTACGCACTGGCCGTGGCCACCTTCATCCCCGCCTCCGGCTGGATCGCCGACCGCTACGGCACCCGTCGCACCTTCCTGGTAGCGATCATCCTGTTCACCCTCGGCTCGCTGGCCTGCGCCTTGGCCCAGCACCTGCACCAGCTGGTCGGCGCACGCGTGCTGCAGGGCATCGGTGGCGCGATGCTGCTGCCGGTCGGGCGCCTGGCGGTGATGCGCTCGGTGCCTCGCGAGGACTTTCTGCGTGCGATGAGCTTCATCGCCATCCCCGCACTGGTCGGTCCGCTGATCGGCCCGACCCTGGGCGGCTGGCTGGTCGAAATCGCATCATGGCACTGGGTGTTCCTGATCAACCTGCCGATCGGCGTCATCGGCTTCATCGCAGCGATGAAGATCATGCCCGACCACTACGCCAGCCACCGCACCCGTTTCGACCTGCGCGGCTACGCCATGCTGGCCTTTGCGATGGTGGTGCTGTCGCTGGCGCTGGATGGCATCTCCGGGCTCGGCACACCGCACGCGCTGGTGATGCTGATGACCGTGGCCGGCCTGGCTGCGCTGGTCGGCTACTGGCTGCACGCGGCCAATTCAACCGCACCGCTGTTCTCGCTGGCGCTGTTCCGCGTGCCCAGCTATCGCATCGGCATTCTCGGCAACCTGTTCTCGCGCATCGGCAGCAGTGCCATGCCGATGCTGATTCCGCTGCTGCTGCAGGTCGGCCTTGGCCTGGGGCCGATGAACGCCGGCCTGATGATGGTGCCGGTGGCGGCCGCGGGCATGGTGTCGAAGAAGTTGGCGGTGAAGCTGGTTGAACGCTACGGCTATCGCCGCGTACTGATGACCAACACCGTGCTGGTCGGCCTGGCGATGGCCAGCTTCATCCTGATGACACCGGGCCAGCACCTGAGCGTGCGCCTGCTGCAGCTGGCGTTCTTCGGTGCGGTCAATTCGCTGCAGTTCACCGTGATGAACACCGTCACCCTGCGCGACCTGGATCGTGAGTTCGCCAGTTCCGGCAACAGCCTGCTGTCGATGGTGATGATGCTCGCCGCCGGCTTCGGTGCGGCTGCTGCAGGCAGCCTGCTGGCCGCGTTCGGTACGCAGCTGGAAGGCCACGGCGCGACGGCGGCGCTGCACGCCACGTTCCTGTGCGTCGGCGCGATCACCCTGACCTCGACGCTGATCTTCTGGCAGCTGCCCGACACCAAGCCGGAGCCGCGCGAGGTCGAGCACGTAGCGGAGTAG
- the hemE gene encoding uroporphyrinogen decarboxylase — MPTVTSPLRNDRLLRALRREPVDCTPVWLMRQAGRYLPEYRATRAKAGSFLAMAKNPEIACEVTLQPLRRFPLDAAILFSDILTIPDAMGLELYFVEGEGPKFRHPVRDEAAIARLAVPDMEQDLGYVMDAVRLIRRELDGQVPLIGFSGSPWTLACYMVEGGGSKDFARIKAMALNHPQALHRLLEVTTDAVIAYLGAQRAAGAQALQVFDTWGGVLSPAMYREFSLRYLQRIAEGLERGEGSERTPLILFGKGTGLHLEALSQTGADALGLDWTLDLDEALRRTGGRVALQGNLDPTTLYASPDAIAAAAARVLDTYAAGNGGSREGHVFNLGHGMSPDMDPAHVQVLVDAVHAHSQR, encoded by the coding sequence ATGCCCACTGTGACCAGCCCTCTCCGCAACGATCGCCTGCTGCGCGCCCTGCGCCGCGAACCGGTGGACTGCACCCCCGTCTGGCTGATGCGCCAGGCCGGCCGCTACCTGCCGGAATATCGCGCCACCCGGGCCAAGGCCGGCAGCTTCCTGGCCATGGCCAAGAACCCGGAGATCGCCTGCGAAGTCACCCTGCAGCCGCTGCGCCGCTTCCCGCTGGACGCGGCCATCCTGTTCTCGGACATCCTCACCATTCCCGATGCAATGGGCCTGGAGCTGTACTTCGTCGAAGGCGAAGGCCCGAAGTTCCGCCACCCGGTGCGCGATGAAGCGGCCATCGCCAGGCTGGCGGTCCCGGACATGGAACAGGACCTGGGCTACGTAATGGACGCGGTGCGCCTGATCCGCCGCGAACTGGACGGCCAGGTGCCGCTGATCGGTTTCTCCGGCAGCCCGTGGACGTTGGCCTGCTACATGGTCGAAGGCGGCGGCAGCAAGGATTTCGCGCGCATCAAGGCGATGGCGCTGAATCATCCGCAGGCCCTGCACCGTCTGCTGGAGGTAACCACCGACGCGGTGATCGCCTATCTCGGCGCGCAGCGCGCCGCCGGTGCGCAGGCCCTGCAGGTGTTCGACACCTGGGGTGGCGTGCTGTCGCCGGCAATGTACCGCGAGTTCTCGCTGCGCTATCTGCAGCGCATCGCCGAAGGCCTGGAGCGCGGCGAAGGCAGCGAGCGCACGCCGCTGATCCTGTTCGGCAAGGGCACCGGCCTGCACCTGGAAGCGCTGTCGCAGACCGGCGCCGATGCGCTCGGCCTGGACTGGACGCTGGACCTGGATGAAGCACTGCGCCGCACCGGGGGGCGCGTAGCCCTGCAGGGCAACCTGGACCCGACCACGCTGTATGCCTCGCCCGATGCGATCGCCGCGGCGGCCGCACGTGTGCTCGACACCTATGCCGCCGGCAATGGCGGTTCGCGCGAGGGCCATGTGTTCAACCTCGGCCACGGCATGTCGCCGGACATGGACCCGGCCCATGTACAGGTGCTGGTCGACGCGGTGCACGCGCACAGCCAACGCTGA